CGGCTGACGCCGGCGCAGACCATCGAAAACATCCAGGCGGCGCGCAAGCTCGGGGCCGCCGGCTTCGTGCTGTTCTCCTACGACAGTCTGACCGGTCCGAAACCGCCGGCGCCTGACTATCTCGGCACCGTCAGCCGCGCCGCATTCGCCGCCAAGGCCACGGGCAGCTCGTCACGCTAGACGCGGCCTCGCTCCTCGAGAAGGCGATCGCCGCCCGCGCCTTTCCGGGCGCCTCGGTCGAAGCCGGCAGACACGACGGCGTGCTGTGGAGCGGCGCCTTCGGACGCCTCACCTACGCGGAAGACGCGCCGCCAGTCACCGCCGACACCGTGTACGACCTCGCCTCGCTCACCAAGGTCATCGCGACGACGTCGCGGGCGATGGAGGCGGTGGAAGCGGGTGCCCTGACGCTCGAAACGCGCGTCGCGGATCGTCTGCCCGAATGGCGCGGGACGGATCGTGACGTGGTGACGATCGCCGACCTGCTGGAGCACGCCTCCGGTCTCACCGCGTACCTGCCGTTCTTCCGCGACCATCACGGGCGCGCCGAGTTCCAGCGCGCCATCTGCACGCTGCCGCTGGAATACGCACCGCGCACGCGGTCGATCTATTCGGACCTCGGGTTCATCCTGCTCGGCTTCATCCTCGATGACGTCGGCTTCACGCTCGATCGGCAGTCGATTGCCGATCACATCGTGTTCAATCCCCCGCGAAGCTGGAAGGATCGCACCGCGCCCACGGAGCTCGATCTCTGGCGCGGACGGCTGATCCAGGGTGAAGTGCACGACGAGAACGCGTGGGCGCTGGGGGGCGTCGCCGGACACGCCGGGATGTTCGGCACCGCGGCGTCCGTGGGATCGTTCGCGCGCCAGGTGTTGAACGGACTGCGCGGCGCCGGCACGTTCGCGCGGCCCGCGACCTTCGCGCGCTTCGTGAAACGATCCGCTGTCCCCGGCAGCTCGCGCGCGCTCGGCTGGGACACGATGCTCCCCACCTCGTCGTGCGGCACCCGGTTCACCGCACGCGCGATCGGCCACACCGGTTTCACGGGAACGTCGCTGTGGATCGATCCGGACCTGGATCTCTACGCCGTGCTGCTCACCAATC
This genomic stretch from Vicinamibacterales bacterium harbors:
- a CDS encoding serine hydrolase domain-containing protein, which codes for MRRQGHGQLVTLDAASLLEKAIAARAFPGASVEAGRHDGVLWSGAFGRLTYAEDAPPVTADTVYDLASLTKVIATTSRAMEAVEAGALTLETRVADRLPEWRGTDRDVVTIADLLEHASGLTAYLPFFRDHHGRAEFQRAICTLPLEYAPRTRSIYSDLGFILLGFILDDVGFTLDRQSIADHIVFNPPRSWKDRTAPTELDLWRGRLIQGEVHDENAWALGGVAGHAGMFGTAASVGSFARQVLNGLRGAGTFARPATFARFVKRSAVPGSSRALGWDTMLPTSSCGTRFTARAIGHTGFTGTSLWIDPDLDLYAVLLTNRVHPSRDNNAIQPVRRSLHDAIVKLAADGR